Genomic window (Spirochaetales bacterium):
GAGAGTTTGACCGCGAGGGGAACGATTTCAAGCGGTCCGACGCTAAGGCGGAAAACAAATGAATCCAGAATCCAGCAAACGGCGAAAATAACGAAGCAGACGATCTGTCCGGCATCGTTTGCCGGGTGTTCATCCATGAGATCGGTCCTGGTTCGATAATCGCCGTTATGTTTCATGCTTTTTCCCTTTGTTAACATGTGTTCTTCTCGTTATGCGCCGCCAGAGGCCCGCAACGATATTCATGCCGGGGACTTCTTTCATATACGCTTCATATGCGGCGCCGAACTTCTCGATCCCCGCCTCATCCGCCCCAAGCGAACTCAGGCAGGCAAGAATGGTCGCGGGAACACCCAAAAGGATCACGATCCAGTGTTGCGAAATCAGCATCAGGGAAATACCGATAAGGGGCAGCGCGAGGTACTGCGGATGCCTGACGATCGAATAGATCCCCCGTGTCACGAGGGTCGTCGTTTTCATGTAACTTTGCCCTTTTTCCACACCGCCGTACTTCCTGAATGTCCGGATGGGAAGCCATCCCAGCACG
Coding sequences:
- a CDS encoding isoprenylcysteine carboxylmethyltransferase family protein; its protein translation is MNRYLLSHILSGIAGALMVAQFILMFFFSIDGILFLKITGYALWLFTVVLGWLPIRTFRKYGGVEKGQSYMKTTTLVTRGIYSIVRHPQYLALPLIGISLMLISQHWIVILLGVPATILACLSSLGADEAGIEKFGAAYEAYMKEVPGMNIVAGLWRRITRRTHVNKGKKHET